Proteins from one Setaria italica strain Yugu1 chromosome V, Setaria_italica_v2.0, whole genome shotgun sequence genomic window:
- the LOC111257239 gene encoding uncharacterized protein LOC111257239, with protein MYNADRRSKAFIDGLHYFLEVAKANKPENGFVCCPCFQCNNRKEYSKDSWGTIHSHLFKYGFMPNYLVWTKHGELGVIMEDGEEEEEDDTIPDWVAGQAFAGTTMGEADEDEFAENDPTDDLGQVIRDAYRDCETEKEAAMLQRMIDDHQKLLYPGCQQGHKKLGTTLEFVQWKAKNGVSDKAFQGMLNIVKKILLENNELPSTTYEAKQIICPLGLDVQKIHACPNDCILYRGDEYEKLDACPVCEALRYKIRRDDPGDVEGQSPKKRVPAKVMWYFPIIPRLKRLFRNKANAKLMRWHKEDRKEDEMLRHPADGTQWRSIDRTFPDFESEARNIRFGLSTDGFNPFGPKQPGNDIDVYLRPLVDDLLQLWKEEGVRVWDEDRQEIFNLRALLFVTINDWPALSNLSGQTNKGYWACTHYLDDTDNMYLKHCKKVVYMGHRRFLPAHHQLRKSGMHFKGAPDHRKKPAHRNGKRVFEMMKDVNVVFGKGLGSQPVPNDDNGHAPMWKKKSIFWELPYWEILERNNGQHYLRPVSYTLSKEEKDSMFECLNSMKVPSGYSSNIKGIINMKQKKFTNLKAYDCHMLMTQLLPVALRGVLPENVRLPLVKLCAFLNAISQKAIDPSKLSKLQNDVVQCLVSFELLFPPSFFNIMTHLLVHLVKEIGILGPVYLHNMWPFERFMAVLKNYVLNRARPEGSIAKGYGTEEVIEFCVDFIDSIDSIGVPTSRHEGRFQGMGTLGRKSSLSNDTDLFDKAHYTVLQQSSFVSPYIEQHRQMLAWLARGPATTIVKFQGYEINGYTFYTRAQDQKSTNQNSGVRIDAMDRNNSKESYYGFIQEIWELEYGPLYIPLFLCNWVKLTAVTKDQYGMTIVDLSKTGYSDDPFVLANDVHQVFYVKDMCSKPKRNPEETWEPKCHIVLPGKRKIVGVEDKTDQLDDYDQFDGMPPFAVEVDPSILLSKEEAPYLRRDHDQGTFVKK; from the exons atgtataatgcagacaggcggagcaaggcgtttattgatggcttgcattattttctcgaagtggcaaaagcgaacaagccagagaatgggttcgtatgttgtccatgcttccaatgcaataacaggaaggagtattcaaaggattcctgggggactattcacagccacttgtttaaatacggtttcatgcctaactatttggtttggaccaagcacggtgaactaggggttataatggaagatggcgaggaggaggaggaagatgacaccattccggactgggttgcaggccaagcttttgcaggtactacaatgggcgaggctgatgaagatgagtttgcagaaaatgaccctactgatgaccttggtcaggtgatacgagatgcatacagagattgcgaaactgagaaggaagcagcaatgttgcagcgcatgatagatgatcaccaaaaattgttgtacccaggttgccagcagggccataaaaaactaggtacgaccctagaatttgtgcaatggaaggcaaaaaatggtgtgtccgataaggcatttcaggggatgttgaacattgtcaagaagattctcctcgagaataatgaattaccgtccacaacatatgaagctaaacagattatttgccctctcggattggatgttcagaagatacacgcatgccctaatgactgtatcctctatcgtggtgatgaatacgagaaattggatgcttgtcccgtctgcgaagccttgcggtataagatcaggcgagatgatcctggtgatgtcgaggggcagtctcccaagaagagagttcccgcgaaggtgatgtggtatttccctataataccacgcttgaagcgcttgttcaggaacaaggcgaatgctaagttgatgcgatggcacaaagaagaccgtaaggaagatgagatgctgagacaccccgcagatgggacgcagtggagatcaattgatagaacattcccagactttgaaagtgaagcaaggaacataaggtttggtttaagcactgatggattcaatccattcg gcccaaaacaacccggcaacgacattgacgtgtacctaaggccgttggttgatgaccttttacagctctggaaggaagaaggtgtacgtgtgtgggatgaggatagacaagagatctttaatctacgagcactgttgttcgtaaccatcaacgattggcctgcattgagtaacctttcaggacagacaaataagggatattgggcatgcacccactatttagacgacacagacaacatgtacttgaagcactgtaagaaggtcgtctatatgggtcatcgtcgatttctccctgctcaccaccagctgagaaagagcgggatgcatttcaaaggggcgccagaccatcgtaaaaaacctgcacaccgtaatggaaagcgtgtgtttgagatgatgaaggatgtaaatgtagtcttcggaaagggacttggtagccaacctgttccgaacgacgataacggacatgcacccatgtggaagaaaaagtcaatattttgggagctaccttattgggaaatcctagag AGaaataatggacagcactacttacgtcctgtcagttacactctcagcaaggaagagaaggatagcatgtttgaatgcttgaacagtatgaaggtcccgtctgggtactcctcgaatataaagggaataataaatatgaaacaaaagaagtttacaaatctcaaggcttatgactgccacatgttgatgacccagttgcttccggttgcactgaggggtgttctaccagaaaatgtccggttgccgctcgtaaagctatgcgcgtttctcaatgcgatttcgcagaaggcaatcgatccatccaagctatcaaagctacagaacgatgtggtgcaatgtcttgtcagttttgagttgttatttccaccatccttcttcaatattatgactcacttactggttcacctagtaaaagagattggtattctcggacctgtatacctgcacaatatgtggcctttcgagaggttcatggcagtcctaaaaaactatgttcttaatcgtgcccgtccagaaggaagcatcgccaagggatatggaacagaggaggtgatcgagttttgtgttgattttattgattcaattgactcgattggggttccaacttcacgccacgaggggaggttccaaggaatgggcacccttggaaggaaatcaagtttgagcaatgatactgatttgttcgacaaggcacactacactgttctacaacagtcatcctttgtgtctccgtatatcgagcagcacaggcagatg cttgcctggttagccaggggacctgctaccacaatcgtcaaattccaaggctatgagataaatggttacacattttacacgagagcccaggaccagaaaagcacgaaccagaatagtggtgtccgcatagatgccatggacagaaataatagcaaggagtcgtattatggtttcatacaggagatttgggaactcgaatacggaccgttgtacatccctctatttctttgcaattgggtgaagctaactgccgtcaccaaagatcagtacggaatgacaatagtagatctgagcaagactggatacagtgatgacccattcgtacttgccaatgatgtgcatcaggtgttctatgtgaaggacatgtgcagcaaacccaagaggaatccagaagagacatgggagccaaagtgccacatagttcttccaggtaaaagaaaaatcgtgggagtcgaggataaa